A single window of Nasonia vitripennis strain AsymCx chromosome 4, Nvit_psr_1.1, whole genome shotgun sequence DNA harbors:
- the LOC100123630 gene encoding E3 ubiquitin-protein ligase RNF123 isoform X2 has translation MYLKELVTNVFGSPFFDEINNPVSCNESLDKDHSEIQRIINQIEQRVGQILFEAKNENNLVDDREGRLGPKLVRLDTSTHHGLFIVSSDRLSVNSQSNFSTMRANTGVYRGKWMYEVQLGSKGVMQLGWGTAQCKFNQESGVGDIVNSYAYDGNRVRKWNVSTHKYGEPWLSGDIIGCAIDMDNGSISFYRNGKNLGVAFERITMGPGILYFPTVSLAFTENITTNFGTTPMRYPIEGYQILQQRPAVEIQNAQILFEWLERLLKEYKNLDDLIKFCKEDQIISIRAFMACVARCILKQIGPLVAVPYIAQDIFVPFVKKIIKIDNDMLFTCLDLMWTFLEKHEMKVCLETAVTYLSSVFRQVSVVLKYPDQCAVLVLLNNLCQHTRTRHYLLQFILFDKVKFANFIHVKPVDDDCLNNIVNTIWWETSPIDSLIESNKVHYTKACDEIKFCVTVESLQVELLKTLLINTDGDATSTPTSRTIFLRKFRRFVKENLISSRSEFLQPMPMHQTPLPITLCCFHRLLVTFRVLWNDEIGLTNPVYTPCRSFCDSSINYSGIDRIGGVLSHLNKAFQNDLLQLLGSDHLQLQQETVTAEAENTQLTANAFAAGNTRVAAAAAAAAESPVISVFARMINVNSVNVGGSSLLERIGYFPYHSREDGTPMQLGPQDSAMSLIELLDGIILFYHAAAKKQIAKVANIRDVMSEYIIAISETKNRLDLVKNFNDRISQDIQLQLLKTIEIFNKKLTEQARHMAWVRAVVYSEEKQQRLVWLLKTILTTLEKASENGNLFSFVPEFYLEVLADLLNSLKNHIHPTVPMDRIAGFKEMLQEIAQFLCDHFQDTRIVNANSKDTLILTLAGFASNSMTLEALESVSRDSRMKMVSNLLRSYENRAWAQSNWILVRFWQGNGFAFRYDKSPHIAKKVGPKILNQESLAQPIKPCPSSVFQDHIKQVLLSNNQATTLFLNSLLNQLNWAFSEFIGMIQEIHNVSSRPERVFIESRQLKICATCFDLAVSLLRVLEMIASIAPNVFTDSSLPSSENLLARLCQLLCQILNRTSMQTSSFQHVVLLDIPDLQTVDHFPILTAVVGILLALLKEDMLISESDQVPKVTKAIITEPSFQMTSLYFVLGDVKNTKIKNLKPFSFLNYKDQHLHVTEAEIDLVKKMIRHLDYYRTQLPLAETPCNDDDLCTICYAYPITAIFKPCNHTSCHACIDRHLLNSRNCFFCKASITQVVSTEGKVLHEFSSETSIQVSSSESTEDSMQP, from the exons ATGTATCTTAAAGAATTGGTGACAAACGTTTTTGGATCACCTTTTTTTGATGAAATTAATAATCCTGTAAGCTGCAATGAATCACTCGATAAAGATCATTCAGA GATCCAACGGATTATTAATCAAATTGAACAACGAGTCGGACAAATATTATTTGAAGCaaagaatgaaaataatttggTTGATGATAGAGAAGGAAGATTAGGGCCTAAGCTTGTAAGGTTAGACACATCTACGCATCATGGTCTATTTATTGTATCATCTGACAGACTCAGCGTCAATTCACAAAGCAACTTTAGTACAATGAGAGCAAATACTGGAGTTTATCGAGGTAAATGGATGTACGAAGTTCAATTAGGCTCCAAAGGAGTAATGCAATTAGGCTGGGGCACGGCGCAATGTAAATTTAATCAAGAATCTGGAGTTG GTGATATAGTTAATTCGTACGCGTACGATGGAAACCGTGTGAGAAAGTGGAATGTATCCACGCACAAATATGGAGAGCCTTGGCTCTCTGGCGATATAATTGGCTGTGCTATAGATATGGATAATGGATCGATATCGTTTTATAGGAATGGAAAAAATTTAGGAGTGGCTTTTGAAAGAATTACCATGGGTCCAGGCATTCTGTATTTTCCAACAGTGAGTTTAGCGTTCACTGAAAATATAACAACAAATTTTGGAACAACACCAATGAGGTATCCGATAGAAGGTTATCAAATATTACAACAACGTCCAGCTGTTGAAATTCAGAATGCTCAAATTTTGTTTGAATGGTTGGAAAGACTACTCAAGGAGTATAAAAACCTAGATGATTTAATCAAGTTTTGTAAAGAAGATCAAATTATAAGTATCAGAGCTTTTATGGCATGTGTAGCAAggtgtattttaaaacaaattggTCCACTGGTCGCCGTACCGTACATTGCACAAGACATTTTTGTTCCGTttgtaaagaaaattataaaaattgataacgATATGCTATTCACGTGTTTGGACTTGATGTGGacgtttttagaaaaacatGAAATGAAAGTTTGTTTGGAAACTGCCGTTACCTATCTATCATCTGTATTTCGACAAGTGTCGGTTGTTCTCAAATATCCAGATCAGTGCGCGGTTCTCGTGTTGCTGAATAATCTGTGTCAACACACAAGAACGAGACATTACCTattgcaatttattttatttgacaAGGTGAAATTCGCTAATTTTATTCACGTTAAACCAGTAGATGACGACTGTTtgaataatattgtaaatacAATTTGGTGGGAAACCAGTCCGATTGATTCGTTGATAGAAAGTAATAAGGTGCATTATACGAAGGCTTGtgatgaaataaaattttgtgtaaCAG TTGAATCACTTCAAGTAGAGTTATTAAAGACACTTTTGATCAATACCGATGGGGATGCAACCAGCACACCTACATCACGTACAATTTTTTTGAGGAAATTTCGACGTTTTGTGAAGGAAAATTTAATATCCAGCCGT TCTGAATTTCTGCAGCCAATGCCGATGCACCAGACCCCGTTACCTATCACATTGTGCTGTTTCCATCGACTTTTGGTGACTTTCAGAGTTTTGTGGAATGATGAAATCGGCTTGACAAATCCAGTGTATACTCCCTGCAG GTCTTTCTGTGATTCGTCGATAAATTATTCCGGTATCGACCGAATTGGCGGTGTTCTATCTCACCTGAACAAAGCGTTTCAAAACGATCTACTTCAGTTACTTGGAAGCGATCACCTGCAGCTGCAGCAGGAGACTGTCACAGCTGAGGCTGAGAATACGCAGTTAACTGCAAACGCGTTTGCTGCTGGAAATACAAGAgttgcagcggcagcagcagcagcagcagaatcGCCTGTCATATCGGTATTTGCCCGAatgataaacgtaaattcggtAAACGTTGGAGGATCGTCACTTTTAGAAAGGATAGGATACTTTCCTTACCATAGTAGAGAAGATGGAACTCCTATGCAACTTGGGCCACAAGATTCTGCAATGTCTCTTATCGAATTGTTGGATGGAATCATATTGTTTTATCATGCTGCAGCCAAGAAACAAATTGCTAAAGTAGCAAACATAAGAGATGTTATGTCAGAGTATATTATCGCAATTTCAGAAACGAAAAATAGATTGGATCtagtaaaaaattttaatgaccGAATCTCTCAAGACATTCAACTACAGTTGCTCAAGACTATTgagattttcaacaaaaaattgaCCGAGCAGGCCCGACACATGGCTTGGGTGCGAGCGGTCGTGTACTCGGAAGAGAAGCAACAACGCTTAGTATGGCTGCTAAAAACGATATTGACGACTCTGGAAAAGGCGAGCGAAAATGGCAATTTATTCAGTTTCGTTCCCGAATTTTATCTCGAAGTCTTGGCCGATTTGTTAAATAGCTTGAAAAACCACATTCATCCAACTGTTCCCATGGACAGAATCGCGGGCTTCAAAGAAATGTTGCAAGAGATCGCTCAGTTTTTGTGCGATCATTTTCAAGATACGCGAATCGTAAATGCCAATTCGAAAGatactttaattttaactttagcTGGCTTTGCTTCCAATTCCATGACTCTCGAAGCCCTGGAGAGCGTCTCTAGAGACTCTCGAATGAAAATGGTTTCGAATTTATTGAGGTCCTATGAAAACCGAGCGTGGGCACAATCAAACTGGATTTTGGTAAGATTTTGGCAAGGGAACGGATTTGCTTTTCGTTATGACAAAAGTCCCCACATAGCTAAGAAGGTCGGACCAAAGATATTAAATCAGGAGTCGTTGGCGCAACCCATAA AACCGTGTCCATCGAGTGTGTTCCAAGACCACATTAAACAAGTATTATTGAGTAACAATCAAGCCACTACTctgtttttaaactctttgcTCAATCAACTAAATTGGGCGTTCTCAGAATTTATCGGAATGATTCAAGAAATTCACAATGTATCTTCCAGGCCAGAGCGCGTTTTCATCGAATCGCGACAGCTGAAAATATGTGCCACCTGCTTTGATCTCGCAGTATCACTTTTAAGAGTCCTAGAAATGATAGCGTCTATAGCTCCTAACGTATTTACTGACTCCTCTCTTCCATCCAGCGAAAACCTTCTTGCCCGACTGTGTCAG CTGCTTTGTCAGATATTGAATCGAACGAGTATGCAGACTAGTTCTTTTCAGCATGTTGTTCTATTAGATATTCCCGATCTTCAAACTGTTGATCATTTTCCCATTTTAACCGCTGTTGTAGGAATTTTACTAGCTTTGTTAAAAGAAGATATGCTGATAAGTG aATCGGATCAAGTTCCAAAAGTAACGAAAGCAATAATCACGGAACCTAGTTTTCAAATGACTTCACTCTACTTTGTTTTGGGTGATgttaaaaatacgaaaattaaaaatctgaaGCCGTTTTCTTTTCTCAATT ATAAAGACCAACACCTGCACGTGACGGAAGCCGAAATTGATTTAGTCAAAAAAATGATTCGTCATTTGGATTATTATCGAACGCAATTGCCGTTAGCCGAAACACCGTGCAATGATGATGATCTTTGCACGATTTGCTATGCCTATCCTATCACAGCTATATTCAAGCCGTGTAACCATACTTCTTGTCATGCTTGTATAGACCGACATCTGTTGAACAGCAGAAATTGTTTTTTCTGTAAAGCATCTATAACTCAAGTTGTAAGTACCGAAGGAAAAGTTCTACACGAATTTTCAAGTGAAACTTCCATCCAAGTTTCATCATCAGAATCAACAGAAGACTCGATGCAGCCTTAA